In Pedobacter sp. W3I1, one DNA window encodes the following:
- a CDS encoding TonB-dependent receptor encodes MPKIRLFCITFFLTFASLLSFAQQFSTISGTVTTSDGKPAAYISVGLKGKGLGNVTNEKGIFEIQRVKPGAYILRVSAVGIQNIEKPVAITAGENKTVDFVINQNSNQLNEVNINQGVNKYITKKSEFVSKMPLNNLENPQVYTTITKETMADQLVFSVDDAARNATGVQKMWESTSRGGDGGAYYASRGFIAQAKLRNGIAGNVTGRNDAANLENVEFIKGPSATLFGSTLTSYGGLINRITKKPFEGVGGAVSFSTGSYDFNRVSTDFNFPVDKDNHIYARLNTSYNYKGSFQENVYDKGFFIAPSLSYKVNDKLDFVFDAEIANGRNTLKPFVFFYFPIAQLGFDRADQAGIAYDKSFTGDAMKQKYNSSNFFGQANYKFNDNWSSHTSFSSNYSFSNGRGTYLFLVPNSYFDPKASPGADNLSRADQSTDNSKIFTYEVQQNFNGAFNLGSIKNRVVLGLDFLRQNSDQLFYSIDTFDITNKNGTGANYNNFTETNLAAFYAALPNVSKYPYNFKTNTYSAYVSDVISVTDRLIALAALRVDRFDNKGNSDRAGSAPKGAYKQTVFSPKFGLVFQPIKDQLSLFANYQNGFNNVNGIDYKGDSFKAEQANQMEGGIKTNIFNGKLTGSVSYYYIKVKDIVRGYNQDANNPNAQIQDGNKISKGIEAEVIANPVDGLNIIAGFAYNDNHLENASPDVEGRRDAYSAAPYSANLWISYKFNAGSLKGFGLGAGGNYASDNKIVNSVSQGVFILPAFEVFNASVFYDHSRFRIGVKADNFTNQKYWTGYSTMNAQDLRTFTGSITYKF; translated from the coding sequence ATGCCTAAAATCAGACTTTTCTGTATAACGTTTTTTTTAACTTTTGCCAGTCTACTCTCCTTTGCCCAACAGTTTTCGACCATAAGCGGCACAGTTACCACTTCTGATGGTAAACCTGCCGCTTACATTTCGGTTGGTTTAAAAGGAAAAGGCCTGGGGAATGTAACCAACGAAAAGGGTATTTTCGAAATCCAAAGAGTTAAACCAGGCGCTTATATCTTGAGGGTATCGGCTGTTGGAATCCAAAATATAGAAAAACCAGTGGCTATTACCGCTGGCGAGAACAAAACTGTCGATTTTGTAATCAACCAAAATTCAAATCAACTTAACGAAGTAAATATTAATCAAGGGGTAAATAAGTATATCACTAAGAAAAGTGAATTTGTTTCGAAAATGCCACTTAACAACTTAGAAAATCCGCAGGTATATACTACGATTACGAAAGAAACAATGGCCGATCAGCTGGTATTTTCGGTTGATGATGCTGCCCGCAATGCCACCGGTGTTCAAAAAATGTGGGAATCGACCTCTCGTGGAGGTGATGGTGGTGCTTATTACGCATCAAGAGGTTTTATTGCACAAGCGAAACTGAGAAACGGAATTGCCGGTAACGTAACTGGCCGTAACGATGCCGCTAACTTAGAAAATGTAGAGTTTATTAAAGGTCCATCTGCTACTTTATTCGGTAGTACATTAACCTCATACGGTGGTTTAATTAACCGCATTACCAAAAAACCTTTTGAAGGCGTTGGAGGTGCGGTAAGCTTTTCGACAGGCAGCTACGATTTTAACAGGGTGAGTACCGATTTCAATTTTCCTGTTGATAAAGATAACCACATTTATGCCCGTTTAAATACTTCTTATAATTATAAAGGTTCTTTTCAGGAGAATGTTTATGATAAAGGTTTCTTTATCGCACCAAGTTTATCATACAAAGTAAATGACAAATTGGACTTTGTTTTTGATGCAGAAATTGCCAATGGTAGAAATACGTTAAAACCTTTTGTTTTCTTTTATTTCCCAATCGCACAACTCGGTTTTGATAGAGCAGACCAAGCAGGAATAGCTTATGACAAATCTTTTACGGGTGATGCCATGAAACAGAAATACAATAGCTCAAACTTCTTCGGACAGGCTAATTATAAGTTTAATGATAACTGGTCGTCGCATACCAGCTTCTCGAGCAATTATAGTTTCTCTAATGGCCGCGGCACATACCTGTTCCTGGTTCCGAACAGCTACTTCGATCCTAAGGCCAGTCCTGGTGCCGATAATTTATCCAGAGCAGATCAATCTACTGATAATAGCAAAATCTTTACTTACGAAGTACAGCAAAACTTTAATGGTGCTTTTAACCTAGGTTCAATTAAAAACAGAGTTGTTTTAGGTTTGGATTTTTTACGTCAGAATTCTGATCAGTTATTTTATTCGATCGATACTTTTGACATCACCAATAAAAATGGAACTGGCGCCAACTACAACAACTTTACCGAAACTAATTTAGCAGCATTTTATGCAGCACTTCCTAATGTTTCTAAATATCCATATAACTTCAAAACCAATACATATAGTGCTTATGTTTCTGATGTAATTAGCGTAACAGATAGATTAATCGCCTTAGCAGCTTTAAGAGTAGACAGGTTCGACAACAAAGGTAATTCTGATCGTGCAGGCTCGGCTCCCAAAGGTGCTTACAAACAAACTGTTTTTTCTCCAAAATTCGGTTTGGTATTTCAGCCGATTAAAGATCAGTTATCGTTATTTGCCAATTACCAGAATGGCTTTAACAACGTTAATGGCATCGATTATAAAGGTGATTCTTTTAAAGCCGAACAGGCAAACCAAATGGAAGGCGGTATTAAAACGAATATCTTTAACGGCAAATTAACTGGCTCTGTATCTTACTATTATATTAAAGTTAAAGATATCGTTAGGGGTTATAATCAAGATGCTAATAATCCCAATGCACAAATTCAGGATGGCAATAAAATTAGTAAGGGTATAGAAGCTGAAGTTATTGCAAATCCTGTTGACGGTTTAAATATTATTGCAGGTTTTGCTTATAACGATAACCATTTAGAAAATGCATCGCCAGATGTAGAAGGCAGAAGAGATGCTTATTCAGCAGCACCCTACTCAGCAAATTTATGGATCAGTTATAAATTCAATGCTGGCTCGCTTAAAGGTTTTGGACTAGGTGCCGGTGGTAATTATGCCAGCGACAATAAAATTGTAAATAGTGTAAGCCAGGGGGTATTTATATTACCTGCTTTTGAGGTTTTCAATGCTTCAGTATTTTACGATCATTCAAGATTCAGGATCGGAGTAAAAGCAGACAACTTTACCAATCAAAAATACTGGACAGGTTACAGTACTATGAACGCTCAGGACCTGAGAACCTTCACTGGAAGTATTACTTATAAATTTTAA
- a CDS encoding SusC/RagA family TonB-linked outer membrane protein, protein MEKTSTRHCYVKFLMATFFYLLIPWLAFAQKTIKGTVLDQTNKPIPGVSIIEKGTKNGTATNADGKFALTVQNDGAIITARIVGYRWAEKAVSASGTLNFSLEEDNNTLNEVVTIGYQKITRKKTTAAISSISGKELANLPAASFDQLLQGRLSGVNVQNFTGQPGVAPTVSVRGNSTGSTGYDQFNVVRSPLYVVDGVPQSSDDYVPPGTGTGTNYMAGLNPNDIESIDVLKDASAAAIYGSRAANGVILITTKKGTGGDTRVSFNSYYGMVERPNLRQATMGITERRQKMEVLQRQLNYDQRVQLPYILTDSLNPAFNGHTDWQDLFYQTGKINDNNLSISGGTDNGTTFRFSGGYYDEDGIVKGTGFKRYTTRLNLTSRAMNKKLMINPIFYYSSASRGRGNEDPNDPSKPTKVGSGNLPSSLFSVSPEKLDYFVSKDGENLNRNVSNQFGANLNLAYEFNKHFTLNSQTSYTNDNTRRDVSMSSLLNNGFGNSSSSFSSSAFGLRTSNYLAYNGSIKKHSISAVAGQDIEYSLFQSTQASGYGGASDNIQTVTGFKQQNISVYSNYIAHGLIAYYGRFNYDYDGKYLLSGTIRTDGSSGFGENNKYGVFPSISAGWLLSEENFMKNISNNPFTLIKIRGSYGVTGNEDKRNAYVQYNTYQVNNGLFSGNNGATSYNGVTAITPNFRNGVAQKDLSWEKSIQWNIGTDMEIDNGRYAISFDVYNKEVKQKLFNVDLPVTSGYDNAFTNAFAVRNAGLELTLTANPFRKEFKWNSSFNISYNKNQIMSLPNGGRDIILSGDRFDKNHVLSVGSPLNAFYLYRTKGVFSTSADIPQNPYTGERYRNSNGTFSAGDFYLADLDGDYFIDVFNDGINPDKAPIGDPNPRFTGGWTNNFSYKNFSLGIFVTFTLKRDVLNLFDSDRFTNATDANAVYNFASVSSPDLSRLNIWRNPGDQAEYAKLDLGSYRYYYTAAQSFFLEKGGYARIRSINLGYDFSPKIVRKLGLSQLKLYAIADNVYMFQQSKKLPDAEAVSGYGEYNGTGYPIPRKYTLGVQVQF, encoded by the coding sequence ATGGAAAAAACTTCTACAAGACATTGCTATGTGAAATTTTTGATGGCAACATTCTTTTATTTACTCATTCCCTGGCTCGCTTTTGCGCAGAAAACAATTAAAGGAACTGTTTTAGATCAAACCAACAAACCCATACCAGGGGTTTCTATTATCGAAAAAGGTACCAAGAATGGCACCGCTACAAACGCCGATGGAAAATTCGCCTTAACAGTTCAAAACGACGGTGCAATTATTACCGCTAGAATAGTAGGTTATCGTTGGGCAGAGAAAGCGGTTTCGGCAAGTGGTACATTAAACTTTTCTTTGGAAGAGGATAATAATACGCTGAATGAAGTGGTTACTATCGGTTATCAAAAAATTACCAGAAAGAAAACTACAGCTGCAATATCCAGTATTTCAGGTAAAGAACTGGCTAACTTACCTGCGGCAAGTTTTGATCAGTTGTTGCAAGGTCGTTTATCCGGTGTAAATGTTCAAAACTTTACTGGTCAGCCAGGTGTGGCGCCTACAGTATCCGTAAGGGGTAACTCTACAGGTAGTACAGGTTATGATCAATTTAATGTAGTGAGATCACCGCTTTATGTGGTAGATGGAGTTCCTCAATCATCTGATGATTATGTTCCACCAGGAACCGGTACAGGAACCAATTACATGGCCGGACTTAATCCGAATGACATTGAATCTATAGACGTATTAAAAGATGCCTCGGCAGCAGCCATCTATGGATCTCGTGCAGCAAATGGTGTAATTTTAATTACCACAAAAAAAGGTACAGGTGGCGATACAAGAGTGAGCTTTAACTCTTATTACGGCATGGTGGAGCGTCCTAACTTAAGGCAGGCTACCATGGGTATTACAGAGCGTAGGCAAAAAATGGAAGTGCTTCAAAGACAGCTTAATTATGATCAGCGTGTGCAGCTACCTTATATACTTACAGATAGTTTAAATCCAGCTTTTAACGGTCATACTGATTGGCAGGATTTATTTTATCAGACGGGTAAAATCAATGATAATAACCTGAGTATAAGCGGCGGTACCGATAATGGAACAACCTTTCGTTTCAGTGGAGGCTATTATGATGAAGATGGTATTGTAAAAGGAACAGGTTTTAAACGTTATACAACACGCTTAAACCTTACCTCAAGGGCAATGAATAAAAAATTGATGATTAACCCTATATTTTATTATTCAAGCGCCAGCAGAGGCAGGGGTAATGAAGATCCAAATGATCCATCTAAGCCTACTAAAGTCGGTTCCGGGAATTTACCTTCCTCATTGTTTAGTGTTTCTCCCGAAAAACTGGATTATTTCGTAAGTAAGGATGGCGAAAACTTAAACAGAAATGTGTCGAACCAATTTGGAGCTAACCTCAACCTGGCTTATGAATTTAATAAACACTTTACGTTAAATTCCCAGACTTCCTATACCAATGACAATACCCGTAGGGATGTAAGTATGAGCAGTTTGCTAAATAATGGTTTTGGCAACAGCTCTTCCAGTTTCTCTTCCAGTGCTTTTGGCTTAAGAACATCGAACTACCTGGCTTATAATGGTTCCATTAAAAAACACTCTATTAGTGCGGTAGCGGGTCAGGATATAGAGTATAGTTTATTCCAATCTACCCAGGCATCGGGTTATGGAGGCGCATCAGATAATATCCAAACCGTTACTGGTTTTAAGCAGCAGAATATCTCTGTCTATTCAAATTACATTGCACATGGACTGATAGCTTATTATGGCCGTTTTAATTATGATTATGATGGCAAATATCTTTTATCCGGTACGATTAGAACGGACGGTTCATCTGGTTTTGGAGAAAATAATAAATATGGGGTATTCCCTTCCATTTCAGCAGGATGGCTTCTTTCAGAAGAAAATTTTATGAAGAACATATCCAATAACCCTTTTACACTGATTAAAATAAGAGGAAGTTATGGCGTAACAGGAAATGAAGATAAAAGAAATGCTTATGTGCAATATAATACTTACCAGGTTAACAATGGTCTTTTTAGTGGGAATAATGGCGCAACCTCATATAACGGTGTAACCGCAATTACACCAAACTTTAGAAATGGTGTGGCTCAAAAGGATTTAAGCTGGGAAAAATCGATACAATGGAATATCGGTACCGATATGGAAATTGATAACGGTAGATATGCCATTTCGTTCGATGTGTATAATAAAGAAGTCAAACAAAAACTTTTTAATGTTGATTTGCCGGTTACATCAGGCTATGACAATGCTTTCACCAATGCATTTGCGGTTCGTAATGCAGGTTTGGAGTTGACTTTAACTGCAAATCCTTTCCGCAAGGAATTTAAGTGGAATAGCTCTTTTAATATCTCTTATAATAAAAATCAGATCATGAGTTTGCCGAATGGTGGCCGTGATATTATTTTGAGTGGAGATCGTTTTGATAAAAACCACGTGCTTTCTGTAGGTAGTCCACTAAATGCTTTCTATTTATACCGCACAAAAGGCGTATTTTCTACTTCAGCCGATATTCCTCAAAATCCGTACACCGGAGAAAGATATCGAAACAGTAATGGAACATTTAGTGCAGGTGATTTTTATCTGGCAGATTTGGATGGAGATTATTTTATAGATGTTTTTAATGATGGTATCAATCCGGATAAAGCTCCAATTGGCGATCCTAACCCACGTTTTACCGGTGGTTGGACCAATAACTTTTCTTACAAAAATTTCTCTTTGGGGATTTTTGTAACATTCACTCTTAAACGTGACGTACTAAATCTATTTGATTCAGATCGTTTTACGAACGCAACTGATGCTAATGCAGTATATAATTTTGCCAGTGTCTCTTCACCAGATCTAAGTCGCCTGAACATCTGGAGAAACCCTGGAGATCAGGCTGAGTATGCAAAACTCGATTTGGGATCCTATCGATATTATTATACGGCTGCACAATCCTTTTTCCTCGAAAAGGGTGGTTATGCAAGGATCAGAAGTATCAATCTTGGTTATGATTTCAGCCCTAAAATCGTAAGAAAATTAGGCTTAAGTCAGCTGAAATTATACGCTATTGCTGATAACGTATATATGTTCCAGCAATCAAAAAAATTACCAGATGCAGAAGCTGTTAGCGGATATGGGGAGTATAATGGAACCGGGTATCCTATTCCAAGAAAATATACTTTAGGTGTACAAGTTCAATTTTAA
- a CDS encoding RagB/SusD family nutrient uptake outer membrane protein, with amino-acid sequence MKNIITKIGVLIAMATAVTVSSCKKLLYEEPKDAPYEQTFWQSSRDVRSAIAGNYAMMRSAITYKNNRYFMYGDAIAKNYFTIQYSGDGLEGIQGGDFTFQYNLNTLANYTLYYKSIAMSNLILKKVNAMSDAQLSAEDDPAQFRNSAIGQAYFLRALSYFMMVRVWGDVPLVTESYEDPINAPQLPRSSKSEVMKLIENDCHKAINLLSWNYANTGDAKVTANKGSVYALLAHLYLWRATMSDVSVDAPNLTDVNNADTTINTLISKGGYALTDTANYKNTFIGRSSEGIFEINISENTLEGSNSSIGSYFLNENYIKGYGNNPRFYTTPLYLNNHFETTTDIRYKKGFDLANPDKPMSIKYSNVTYRNPGQKLDPYLSNNIIIFRLGDMKLLKAEIALYKKDAATAIGIINDFRKRNDPNPVLIPAGSSVDQVMDEYAYERGKEMYLEGHLFYDLLRTRRYGLIVDWLTESRFRREGFYWPVDPALFRNNPLLKQTPYWLGKV; translated from the coding sequence ATGAAAAATATAATCACAAAAATCGGTGTACTTATCGCAATGGCTACAGCGGTTACCGTAAGTTCCTGTAAAAAATTATTATATGAGGAACCTAAGGACGCACCTTACGAACAAACATTCTGGCAGTCATCAAGGGATGTGAGAAGTGCCATCGCCGGTAATTATGCCATGATGCGTAGTGCGATTACCTACAAAAACAATCGTTATTTTATGTATGGTGATGCGATTGCCAAAAACTATTTTACGATCCAATATTCTGGAGATGGTTTAGAAGGAATTCAGGGTGGAGATTTTACCTTTCAATACAATCTTAATACGCTGGCAAATTATACTTTATATTATAAAAGTATTGCCATGTCTAATCTGATTTTGAAAAAAGTTAATGCCATGAGCGATGCGCAATTGTCTGCTGAAGACGATCCTGCACAATTCCGGAATTCAGCGATTGGCCAGGCATATTTCCTTCGTGCATTAAGTTACTTTATGATGGTAAGGGTATGGGGTGATGTACCGTTGGTTACAGAGTCTTACGAAGATCCGATCAATGCGCCACAATTGCCAAGAAGTTCAAAATCAGAGGTTATGAAATTGATTGAAAATGATTGTCACAAAGCCATTAATCTATTAAGCTGGAATTATGCCAATACCGGAGACGCAAAGGTTACTGCAAATAAAGGTTCAGTGTATGCCCTTTTAGCGCATTTGTATCTTTGGAGAGCAACCATGTCTGACGTTTCAGTTGATGCGCCTAATTTGACTGATGTGAACAATGCCGATACGACCATAAATACATTAATTAGCAAAGGAGGCTATGCTTTAACAGATACCGCTAATTATAAAAATACTTTTATTGGTCGTTCTTCCGAAGGGATATTCGAAATTAACATCAGCGAGAATACATTGGAAGGTTCTAATAGTTCCATAGGTTCTTATTTTTTAAATGAGAATTATATTAAAGGTTATGGAAACAATCCACGTTTTTATACCACGCCTCTGTATCTTAATAATCATTTCGAAACAACCACTGATATCCGTTATAAAAAGGGCTTTGACCTTGCTAACCCAGATAAACCAATGAGTATAAAGTACAGTAATGTAACGTACAGAAATCCTGGGCAAAAATTAGACCCTTATCTAAGCAATAACATTATCATTTTCAGACTGGGCGATATGAAACTACTTAAGGCGGAAATTGCACTTTATAAGAAGGATGCAGCAACAGCTATTGGTATTATCAATGATTTCAGAAAAAGAAATGACCCAAATCCGGTATTAATTCCTGCTGGAAGCTCCGTAGATCAGGTAATGGATGAATATGCTTATGAGCGTGGTAAAGAAATGTATCTGGAAGGACATTTATTCTATGATTTGCTTAGGACTAGAAGATACGGTCTTATCGTAGATTGGCTTACAGAAAGCAGGTTTAGAAGAGAAGGTTTTTATTGGCCTGTAGACCCTGCATTGTTTAGAAACAATCCGTTATTGAAACAAACACCATATTGGTTGGGTAAAGTATAA
- a CDS encoding DUF5007 domain-containing protein produces the protein MKMKYILGLLLLLGVVACKKIQNGFLSDTIRYKDNNIYAKRGLPLFQSDRINADGSTPPFTYKLLNLRKEDGSPAPAEFSKEYEITVFKTGANFDPETDVTLELLNKKREVVKKKPMEFNELSGQLTFNKASGFLPLGRYVYDVEMTNGTGTKLFPKLATINVVDPTIDDLFEITDNVANGFNDVTGVATPMKNPIITCTKISSVGARAILKMVDKNGNVFNPKAKEIIARGDRPIFENYAKFNPVIQTDTAMICDFEVAPFPLTKYVTPTTDWGFLMYYRIPSTFIKSIDGFPSSPGFSVNPRWSWRLKLEGTYIIQVKFTDVIKK, from the coding sequence ATGAAAATGAAATATATTTTAGGCTTATTACTCTTGTTAGGCGTAGTAGCATGTAAAAAAATACAAAATGGCTTTCTAAGTGATACCATTCGATATAAAGACAATAATATTTATGCGAAAAGAGGCTTGCCTCTTTTTCAATCAGATAGAATTAATGCAGATGGTTCTACACCGCCTTTTACCTATAAATTACTCAATTTAAGAAAAGAAGATGGTTCTCCTGCACCGGCAGAGTTTTCGAAGGAATACGAAATTACTGTTTTTAAAACTGGTGCCAATTTTGATCCTGAAACAGATGTAACCCTGGAGTTGCTAAATAAAAAAAGGGAGGTAGTGAAAAAGAAGCCAATGGAGTTTAATGAGTTGAGCGGGCAGCTTACCTTTAACAAAGCATCTGGTTTCTTACCCTTGGGAAGATATGTATATGATGTAGAAATGACTAATGGTACTGGTACCAAGTTATTTCCTAAATTAGCAACAATTAATGTGGTAGATCCCACTATAGATGACCTGTTTGAGATTACTGATAATGTAGCTAACGGCTTTAATGATGTTACAGGTGTAGCAACGCCAATGAAAAACCCAATCATTACCTGTACAAAAATTTCATCTGTAGGTGCAAGAGCTATACTGAAAATGGTGGATAAAAATGGAAATGTCTTTAATCCTAAAGCAAAAGAAATTATAGCCAGGGGAGATAGGCCAATTTTTGAAAACTATGCTAAATTCAACCCGGTTATTCAAACGGATACCGCTATGATCTGCGATTTTGAGGTAGCACCGTTTCCTCTAACAAAATATGTTACACCAACTACCGATTGGGGCTTTTTGATGTATTACAGGATACCAAGTACTTTTATAAAGTCAATAGATGGCTTTCCATCATCACCAGGTTTCTCTGTAAACCCAAGGTGGTCTTGGAGACTCAAATTAGAAGGTACTTATATAATACAGGTGAAATTTACTGATGTGATCAAAAAATAA
- a CDS encoding DUF4397 domain-containing protein yields MKNFTPFHFKSITLFVLIAFTALTSCKKTETADPTISYLRVINASPSMATYNAYFNGSMVNSAALPFGGSAAYLSSTAGAYSLKFTTASSAESLLTKTVTLNASTYYSSYLINKPAALDVYTINDDLSIPSTDKAYIRFINLSPDAPALDLAKTSATTTLATNKAYKSASGFIAVDAGTYTLDAKETSSGTVKATSASTSFTAGYHYDIICGGLVTPANETERPLSLQVILIK; encoded by the coding sequence ATGAAGAATTTTACACCATTTCATTTCAAATCGATCACTTTATTTGTTCTAATTGCTTTTACAGCATTAACGTCATGTAAAAAAACCGAAACTGCCGATCCTACCATATCTTATTTAAGGGTAATCAATGCATCACCTTCTATGGCTACCTATAATGCTTACTTTAATGGGAGCATGGTTAATTCAGCAGCTTTACCTTTTGGTGGCTCTGCTGCTTATCTTTCTTCTACCGCAGGCGCTTACAGTTTAAAATTTACAACGGCCAGTAGCGCAGAGAGTTTGTTAACCAAAACCGTTACTTTAAATGCAAGCACCTATTACTCTTCTTACTTAATTAATAAACCGGCTGCGCTAGATGTTTATACGATTAATGATGATCTTTCTATTCCATCAACTGATAAAGCTTATATCCGTTTTATCAATTTATCGCCTGATGCACCAGCTTTAGACCTGGCCAAAACGAGCGCAACTACCACGCTGGCTACCAATAAAGCCTATAAAAGTGCGAGTGGTTTTATTGCTGTAGATGCAGGAACTTATACATTGGATGCAAAAGAAACTTCATCAGGAACAGTTAAAGCCACTTCCGCCAGCACCAGTTTTACAGCGGGCTATCATTATGACATTATTTGTGGTGGTTTGGTAACACCTGCAAATGAAACTGAACGTCCTTTAAGTTTACAGGTTATATTGATCAAATAA
- a CDS encoding GNAT family N-acetyltransferase produces MDINEFIVQVALPEHRVFAEEIVTEMAESAKARGTGIAKRSPEYISNKMLEGKSVIAFHKDGSWAGFCYIETWSHGQFVANSGLVVSPKYRKAGLAKAIKNEIFGLSRRLYPKAKIFGLTTGLAVMKINSDLGYEPVTYSELTQDEEFWKGCQSCVNFEILKMKERKNCMCTAMLYDPAEKKHEVAKQFAEELQKKPKLYERFMRIKQRLVVKPKPKNGLKALLFLFTFLFK; encoded by the coding sequence ATGGATATTAACGAATTTATAGTGCAGGTTGCACTTCCTGAACATCGTGTATTTGCTGAGGAAATAGTGACAGAAATGGCAGAATCGGCAAAAGCTCGTGGAACAGGCATTGCTAAGCGTTCGCCAGAATATATTTCTAATAAAATGCTAGAGGGCAAATCGGTTATTGCTTTCCACAAAGATGGTTCCTGGGCAGGATTTTGCTATATAGAAACCTGGAGCCACGGACAGTTTGTGGCCAATAGTGGTTTGGTAGTAAGCCCTAAATACCGTAAAGCGGGATTAGCAAAAGCCATTAAAAATGAAATTTTCGGTTTATCGAGAAGGTTGTACCCAAAGGCAAAAATATTTGGTTTAACAACTGGCTTGGCCGTAATGAAAATTAATTCAGATTTAGGTTACGAGCCGGTAACCTACAGCGAGCTTACCCAGGATGAAGAGTTTTGGAAAGGATGCCAAAGCTGCGTAAACTTCGAGATTTTAAAAATGAAGGAACGTAAAAACTGTATGTGTACAGCTATGCTTTACGATCCGGCTGAAAAAAAACACGAAGTAGCCAAGCAATTTGCCGAAGAACTGCAAAAGAAACCCAAATTATACGAGCGTTTTATGCGCATTAAACAGCGCTTAGTTGTTAAACCTAAGCCAAAAAATGGCTTAAAAGCCCTTTTATTTTTATTTACCTTTTTATTTAAATAG
- the argG gene encoding argininosuccinate synthase — MKKVVLAFSGGLDTSFCCIYLAQDRGLEVHSVIVNTGGFSDEELQEIEKRAYALGVKSHAVVDETESYYEGCIKYLVFGNVLKNATYPLSVSAERVSQATAIANYVKKIGADYVAHGSTGAGNDQVRFDMIFNILIPGVEIITPIRDLKLSREAEIEYLAAHGVEYSAEKARYSINKGLWGTSVGGKETLTSNETLPESAWPTQVSETEPRKVELTFEKGELIAIDGEKLAPVKAIQKLQALAQPFGIGRDIHVGDTIIGIKGRVGFEAAGPIIIIKAHHTLEKHTLTKWQLSWKEQLSSFYGNWLHEGQFHDPIMRNIEAFLTDTQKFVSGKVFVELLPYRFQIIGIESNHDLMSNKFGSYGEMNNAWSGEDVKGFSKIFGNQVMIWHKVNNEA, encoded by the coding sequence ATGAAAAAAGTTGTTTTAGCATTTAGCGGAGGCTTAGATACCTCATTTTGTTGTATTTACCTAGCACAAGATCGTGGATTAGAAGTTCACTCAGTAATTGTAAATACTGGTGGTTTTTCTGATGAAGAATTACAGGAAATTGAGAAAAGAGCATATGCTTTGGGCGTAAAATCGCATGCTGTTGTAGATGAAACTGAAAGTTACTATGAAGGATGCATTAAGTACCTGGTTTTTGGTAACGTATTAAAAAATGCTACTTATCCATTATCGGTAAGTGCAGAGCGCGTGAGTCAGGCAACTGCTATTGCTAACTATGTGAAAAAAATTGGTGCAGATTATGTAGCTCATGGAAGTACCGGTGCAGGTAACGATCAGGTTCGTTTCGACATGATTTTTAACATTCTGATTCCAGGTGTTGAAATCATTACCCCAATCAGAGATTTAAAATTATCCCGCGAGGCGGAAATAGAATATTTAGCAGCACATGGAGTAGAATACAGTGCAGAAAAGGCAAGATATTCAATCAACAAAGGTTTATGGGGAACTTCGGTAGGAGGAAAGGAAACTTTAACTTCAAACGAAACTTTACCAGAAAGTGCCTGGCCAACCCAGGTTTCAGAAACAGAGCCGCGTAAAGTTGAATTAACTTTCGAAAAAGGTGAACTGATAGCCATTGACGGTGAAAAATTAGCACCTGTTAAAGCAATACAGAAACTACAGGCCCTTGCTCAGCCTTTTGGGATTGGGAGAGATATCCACGTTGGTGATACCATCATTGGTATTAAAGGCCGTGTGGGTTTTGAGGCTGCTGGCCCCATTATCATTATCAAAGCACACCATACTTTAGAAAAACACACCTTAACCAAGTGGCAGTTAAGCTGGAAAGAACAACTATCATCTTTTTATGGTAACTGGTTGCACGAAGGTCAGTTCCACGATCCGATTATGCGGAATATTGAGGCTTTTTTAACTGATACACAGAAATTTGTGAGTGGTAAAGTTTTTGTAGAATTATTGCCATACCGTTTCCAGATTATCGGAATTGAATCTAACCATGATTTAATGAGCAATAAATTTGGCAGCTATGGCGAAATGAACAATGCCTGGAGTGGAGAAGATGTTAAAGGTTTCTCTAAAATATTTGGTAACCAGGTAATGATCTGGCATAAAGTAAATAACGAGGCATAG